The DNA window TTTTGACTTCTAAGTCGAGCTCGAAGTGCTTTGTTGAGGACATAGTCATCTGAATGTCGGGCATCAGATACTCGTTGAAGGCGCACTATTACTGGTTCAGCTTCTTTCTTCTTCTGTAGATCCTCTTCCTGATGTTCAAGCCGATAAAATGGATCTGACAGCTTGCCTCTCTCTGAAAAACAAACAATTGAATCAAACTTTTCATTCATATAAATCCATAACAATATTGGCAATATGAAATTGAGAGAGCAATATTAGTTTCATCAGAATGGAAGGAGTTGGCACCAACCTTCATCTGCAGGAAGAGCAAATGTCTCTGCATCCTCGACGTCGTAGTCCTCCGTCTTCTTCTGAGCCCCACTAATAATCAAATACTCACAATTTTTGGGATCAGTCTGAATAACAATCTCCTGTTTGCAGCATGCCGCTTTCATAGAGAAGCTCCATATCTGAACCGAACAAAAGACATGGTAAGAAACTTCAATTCTGGGAGAAAAGAAATGCCAAAACAAACTTCCAAACATCACTAGACAGAAGCTATCCCATAGACTAGCAGAAAGAAAATTCCAAGCCAGTGAACGTCCTCTTGGACAACAAGCAAGTGACGGGAATGAAAGATCAAAACATTATATGCGTATGCACATATGCATATATATTATTAACTCTATAACAACACAGCCAGATTACGACATGGTACATCCGTTATCAAGTACAGCAAATAAAAATTCTTGAATGGTAAATATGCTTGTTTCCACATGCATTTAGAAAACAACTATCACAATATATGCCTTTTTCAATTATACGTAACTTTCTACCATAAGATACCAGAAACATCTGTTAATTACTAGTTGCAAGTACCTTCGTAGAGTAGTAGTTTCCCACTTGCTTTTTTTCTGCATTGAACCGAACACCCTTTGCAATCATGGAATTGCAACCACCACACCATATATTGTATGGCATCTCGAACCTGAAAGCAGAAATTAATGACGGATTACAGTCAAAATAAGTATAGAAAATTGAAAACAACTCTCAAAGCATATTATTAAAGCAACAATGATAATCTTCTTTTAGATTAGCTGCTAGCATTGGTGACAAAAACAGCTAATGTATGATCCTAAATTCTAATTCATATCTTGCCATCACCAGATACTAGCTTCCCCTGTTTAAGGATAGAGCACTCCCCCATTTAGAAAACATACGATTTGGTACAAAAAGAAAATCATAGCATAATCATATGTCAGGATATGATACCTTATTACCAAAATGCCTTGGTCTATCTTTTTTGCTCTCTCCCGTAAAGCATGCTGACCATGAAATTTGTTCAAACCACCCTGAAAGTAAAAGGAAACGtgagcaatttaaatcaaaaactaCTTCCCACAATGACCTTGTTCAGAATAAGTCATACGCAAGGCAGTATTCAACGTAATAGACTGAACTCAATTCTTGCAAAATCATGTCAATTTCCACACAGTTCAATTCAATTTCTATCAAAATGCTATGTTACTTTAAAGTTGAAAGAATTGAATGGTCATGAGAAATTGCCTaaaca is part of the Mercurialis annua linkage group LG3, ddMerAnnu1.2, whole genome shotgun sequence genome and encodes:
- the LOC126675130 gene encoding uncharacterized protein LOC126675130 produces the protein MSTLAAARADNFYYPPEWTPKQGGLNKFHGQHALRERAKKIDQGILVIRFEMPYNIWCGGCNSMIAKGVRFNAEKKQVGNYYSTKIWSFSMKAACCKQEIVIQTDPKNCEYLIISGAQKKTEDYDVEDAETFALPADEERGKLSDPFYRLEHQEEDLQKKKEAEPVIVRLQRVSDARHSDDYVLNKALRARLRSQKKRVSEEEATSRKMGINIRLLPSTKEDAASAAHVKFSSKFERNRKDKRALIHAASIFPEAPGSSLSNKKLLDLEVKRRKISAAAASNLLTGGFKPSSMSKGPISSVRHKQNSRRF